In Gammaproteobacteria bacterium, one DNA window encodes the following:
- a CDS encoding alkaline phosphatase D family protein: protein MPLLDPTSNELKKDKLYSAAIIGATTSGSSRIWIRTYTEGHWTLVIARTPLHGDLVRLQEKPIAQFMADMGIDIADTQSHDFTQQTNLTHTFDVTGLDADTIYYYAVISGELDAAKVPRRTELGGDKPLWFRTMPESPAELTFGFYSCHDHISANGDVGAWPHFHEKLTDTGAHFVIGGGDQIYVDTNAKQGFPDIWQWLKDNREDLLKTFAKGDNYDREGIQLYLLNIYRWYYRVYWNVSSLREVYERFPQYMVWDDHEIMDGWGSYTHDDRLDRIFRMFEHEDEKVGDMLVDLMWKAACQAYYEYEHSHNPPTAINLQNPDECQWDYAFSHGGSAFYMLEMRGHHDLEKDKKIDPYIILGRDQFNRFKNWLAAQANSDSRFLFVVSPVPILHWIDNIVNYADLGGAKDDFMDEWSHESNWSERNQLLEEVFNQLKNGNKTLIFLSGDVHCASVFRLHHKNYRGAKVYQLTSSAISRKPAPSISYLGITNGGAMKGNDNIYSERLFALAGNKNFSIFRVRQNESGAPMVTADLYWPSGDSGEITKKQIVFD from the coding sequence ATGCCTTTACTTGATCCGACCTCGAATGAGCTGAAGAAAGACAAGCTATATAGCGCAGCAATCATCGGCGCCACCACATCCGGCAGCTCGCGCATCTGGATACGCACGTATACGGAAGGCCATTGGACGCTGGTGATTGCCAGGACACCCTTGCACGGCGACCTGGTGCGGCTGCAGGAAAAACCGATTGCGCAATTCATGGCGGATATGGGCATAGACATCGCCGATACGCAATCGCATGACTTTACCCAGCAAACGAACCTGACACATACCTTCGATGTTACCGGTCTGGACGCCGATACCATTTATTACTACGCCGTGATCTCCGGCGAGCTGGACGCCGCTAAAGTACCGCGCCGTACCGAATTGGGCGGCGACAAGCCGCTGTGGTTCCGCACCATGCCCGAGTCACCGGCAGAACTCACCTTCGGCTTTTATAGCTGCCACGATCATATCAGCGCCAACGGCGATGTCGGCGCCTGGCCGCATTTTCATGAAAAACTGACCGATACCGGCGCGCATTTCGTCATCGGCGGCGGCGATCAGATTTATGTCGATACCAATGCCAAACAAGGCTTCCCGGATATTTGGCAGTGGCTGAAAGACAATAGGGAAGATTTGCTGAAAACTTTCGCCAAGGGCGATAATTATGACCGGGAAGGCATTCAGCTGTACTTGCTGAATATTTACCGCTGGTATTACCGGGTTTATTGGAATGTATCGTCGTTGCGCGAAGTATACGAGCGTTTTCCGCAATACATGGTATGGGACGATCACGAAATCATGGACGGCTGGGGCTCTTACACGCACGACGACAGACTGGACAGAATTTTCCGCATGTTTGAACACGAGGACGAAAAAGTCGGCGATATGCTGGTCGATTTGATGTGGAAAGCAGCTTGTCAGGCTTATTACGAATATGAACACAGCCACAATCCGCCGACGGCGATCAATTTGCAGAACCCCGACGAGTGTCAATGGGATTATGCCTTCAGTCACGGCGGCTCGGCGTTTTATATGCTGGAAATGCGCGGCCATCACGATCTGGAAAAGGATAAAAAAATCGATCCGTACATCATTCTCGGCCGCGATCAATTCAACCGCTTCAAAAACTGGCTGGCTGCGCAAGCCAACAGCGACAGCAGGTTTCTGTTTGTCGTTTCGCCCGTTCCCATCCTGCATTGGATCGATAACATCGTGAATTACGCCGATCTGGGCGGCGCGAAAGACGATTTCATGGACGAATGGAGTCATGAATCCAACTGGAGTGAACGGAATCAGTTGCTGGAGGAAGTGTTCAACCAACTGAAGAACGGCAATAAGACGCTGATTTTTCTCAGCGGCGATGTACATTGCGCCTCGGTATTCAGGCTGCACCATAAAAACTACCGCGGCGCAAAAGTCTATCAACTGACATCCAGCGCTATTTCCCGTAAACCCGCTCCGTCGATCAGTTATCTAGGTATTACGAATGGCGGTGCGATGAAAGGAAATGACAATATTTACAGTGAACGCCTGTTCGCACTCGCCGGCAACAAGAATTTCTCTATTTTTCGTGTACGGCAAAACGAATCCGGTGCGCCAATGGTAACCGCCGACTTATACTGGCCTTCCGGCGATAGCGGCGAAATCACCAAGAAGCAAATCGTTTTCGACTGA
- a CDS encoding YaiI/YqxD family protein, with protein sequence MKIWIDADACPGVIKEILFRAAERTKRHLILIANHPLYVPPSPFIRMQQVEHGFDVADNEIVKRLESGDLVITSDIPLAAQVIEKQGLVLSPRGELYTRENIGARLSMRNFMEDLRASGVDTGGLSALSQNDRKTFANQLDKLLAQ encoded by the coding sequence ATGAAAATATGGATTGATGCGGATGCTTGCCCCGGCGTGATCAAAGAAATTCTCTTTCGCGCGGCGGAAAGAACGAAACGGCATTTGATATTGATCGCCAATCATCCTTTGTATGTTCCGCCGTCGCCCTTTATCCGCATGCAGCAAGTCGAGCACGGGTTCGATGTGGCCGATAATGAAATCGTCAAAAGGCTGGAAAGCGGCGATCTCGTGATTACCAGCGATATACCGCTGGCGGCGCAAGTCATCGAAAAACAAGGTCTGGTGCTGAGTCCGCGCGGCGAGCTGTATACCCGGGAAAACATCGGTGCGCGCTTGAGTATGCGGAATTTCATGGAAGATTTGCGCGCCAGCGGCGTCGATACCGGCGGCCTGTCCGCCTTGAGTCAAAATGACCGAAAAACGTTTGCCAATCAATTGGATAAATTGCTGGCACAATAG
- a CDS encoding ribonucleoside-diphosphate reductase subunit alpha — protein sequence MQLATEQIHHKPVSGSQSFMDTPAQNSRFSQHKVIRRNGAVVSFEPGKISVAMTKAFIAVDGGQGAASVRVREVVAGLTNDVVNALLRRQPDGGTFHIEDIQDQVELALMRSGEHDVARAYVLYREARARERAKLKQSAEAVVETLTVTDNGQRVPLDVAKLSALIESSCAGLGNTVDPSLILKATLKDLYDGVSLDEVRKSVVLSARVLIEKDPAYSYVTARLLLNNVRHEVLGEEVTQQAMQAHYQDYFPVFIKRGIEAELLDPRLAQFDLKRLSEALDADRDLQFDYLGLQTLYDRYFLHIKERRIELPQAFFMRVAMGLALNEIDREARAIEFYHVLSSFDFMSSTPTLFNSGTCRSQLSSCYLTTVPDDLDGIYEAIKENALLAKYAGGLGNDWTPVRAMGARIKGTNGKSQGVVPFLKVVSDTAVAVNQGGKRKGAVCAYLECWHLDIEEFLELRKNTGDDRRRTHDMNTATWIPDLFMKRVMDGSDWTLFSPSDTPDLHEKFGQQFEQAYLGYEAKIERGELTLYKKIPAVQLWRKMLSMLFETGHPWITFKDPCNVRSPQNHIGVVHSSNLCTEITLNTNDKEIAVCNLGSVNLLAHLKDGALDLDKLKRTVRIAMRMLDNVIDINFYAVAKARNANLKHRPVGLGIMGFQDCLHQLGIPYSSQEAVEFADRSMEAVAYHAYWASTELAQERGCYSSYKGSLWDRGILPHDTLEVLRNERGGFVEADLSATLDWDALRARIQQYGMRNSNCLAIAPTATISNIVGVSASIEPTYQNLYVKSNLSGEFTIANKSLVNDLKKLNLWDEVMIADLKYFDGAISKIDRIPDNIRTLYATAFEMDPRWLIEAGARRQKWIDQSQSLNIYMGGVSGKKLDETYKLAWLRGLKTTYYLRSMGATAAEKSTVRAGSLNAVPSDGGVVKAAVEVSTVEIKYCAIDDESCESCQ from the coding sequence ATGCAGCTCGCGACAGAACAAATTCACCACAAACCGGTTTCCGGAAGTCAAAGTTTTATGGATACACCCGCGCAAAATTCCCGTTTTTCCCAGCATAAAGTCATCCGCCGCAACGGTGCGGTGGTGTCGTTCGAGCCGGGCAAGATTTCAGTAGCGATGACCAAGGCGTTTATCGCCGTCGACGGCGGGCAGGGCGCGGCGTCGGTGCGGGTGCGCGAAGTGGTGGCCGGGTTGACCAACGATGTGGTGAATGCACTGCTGCGCCGTCAGCCGGACGGTGGTACGTTCCATATCGAGGACATTCAGGATCAAGTCGAGCTGGCATTGATGCGCTCCGGCGAACACGATGTGGCGCGCGCGTATGTGCTGTACCGCGAAGCGCGGGCGCGTGAACGCGCCAAGCTGAAGCAAAGCGCCGAAGCGGTGGTGGAAACGCTGACCGTGACCGACAATGGCCAGCGCGTGCCGCTCGATGTCGCCAAATTATCCGCATTGATCGAATCCTCCTGCGCCGGTCTCGGCAACACCGTCGACCCGTCGCTGATTCTGAAGGCTACCTTGAAAGATTTGTACGACGGCGTATCGCTCGACGAAGTGCGCAAATCCGTCGTGCTGTCGGCGCGCGTGCTGATCGAGAAAGACCCGGCGTACAGTTATGTCACCGCGCGCTTGTTGCTGAACAACGTGCGCCACGAAGTGCTGGGCGAGGAAGTCACGCAACAGGCGATGCAGGCGCACTACCAGGATTATTTCCCGGTATTCATCAAACGCGGCATCGAAGCCGAATTGCTCGATCCGCGCCTGGCGCAATTCGACTTGAAGCGCTTGTCCGAAGCGCTGGACGCCGATCGCGACTTGCAATTCGATTACCTCGGTTTGCAAACGCTGTACGACCGCTATTTCCTGCATATCAAGGAACGCCGCATCGAATTGCCGCAAGCGTTCTTCATGCGCGTGGCGATGGGATTGGCGTTGAACGAAATCGACCGCGAAGCGCGCGCCATCGAGTTTTATCACGTGTTGTCGAGTTTCGATTTTATGAGCTCGACACCGACCTTATTCAATTCCGGCACTTGCCGTTCGCAATTGTCGTCGTGCTACTTGACCACCGTGCCGGACGATCTCGACGGCATTTACGAAGCGATCAAGGAAAACGCGCTGCTGGCCAAATACGCCGGCGGCTTGGGTAACGACTGGACGCCGGTGCGGGCGATGGGTGCGCGCATCAAGGGCACCAACGGCAAATCGCAAGGTGTGGTGCCGTTCCTGAAAGTGGTGTCCGACACCGCCGTGGCGGTCAACCAAGGCGGCAAGCGCAAGGGCGCGGTGTGCGCGTACCTGGAATGCTGGCATCTGGACATCGAGGAATTCCTGGAATTGCGCAAAAACACCGGCGACGACCGCCGCCGCACGCACGACATGAACACCGCGACGTGGATTCCCGATCTGTTCATGAAACGCGTCATGGACGGCAGCGATTGGACGCTGTTCTCGCCATCGGATACGCCCGACTTGCACGAAAAATTCGGCCAGCAGTTCGAGCAAGCGTATCTCGGCTACGAAGCGAAAATCGAGCGCGGCGAACTGACGCTGTACAAAAAAATCCCGGCGGTGCAGTTGTGGCGCAAGATGCTGAGCATGCTGTTTGAAACCGGCCATCCGTGGATCACGTTCAAGGATCCGTGCAACGTGCGTTCGCCGCAGAACCATATCGGCGTGGTGCACAGCTCGAATCTGTGCACCGAAATCACGTTGAACACCAACGACAAGGAAATCGCCGTGTGCAATCTCGGTTCGGTCAATCTGCTCGCGCATCTGAAGGACGGCGCGCTCGATCTGGACAAACTGAAGCGCACCGTGCGCATTGCCATGCGCATGCTCGACAACGTCATCGACATCAATTTCTACGCCGTCGCCAAAGCGCGCAACGCCAACCTGAAGCACCGTCCGGTCGGCCTGGGCATCATGGGATTCCAGGATTGTCTGCATCAACTGGGCATTCCATACAGCTCGCAAGAAGCGGTGGAATTCGCTGATCGTTCGATGGAAGCGGTGGCGTATCACGCCTATTGGGCGTCGACCGAATTGGCGCAAGAGCGCGGCTGCTACAGCAGCTACAAAGGCAGCCTGTGGGATCGCGGTATTCTGCCGCACGACACGCTGGAAGTGTTGCGTAACGAGCGCGGCGGCTTTGTCGAAGCGGATCTGTCCGCGACACTCGATTGGGACGCATTGCGTGCGCGCATCCAGCAATACGGCATGCGCAATTCCAACTGCCTGGCGATTGCGCCGACCGCGACGATTTCCAACATCGTCGGCGTGTCCGCCAGTATCGAGCCGACGTATCAGAACCTGTACGTCAAATCCAATCTGTCGGGCGAATTTACCATTGCGAATAAATCGCTGGTCAACGATCTGAAAAAACTCAATCTGTGGGACGAAGTGATGATCGCCGATCTGAAATATTTCGACGGCGCGATCAGCAAGATCGACCGCATTCCGGACAATATCCGCACGCTGTACGCTACCGCGTTCGAGATGGATCCGCGCTGGCTGATCGAAGCGGGCGCGCGGCGGCAGAAATGGATCGACCAATCGCAATCGCTGAATATTTACATGGGTGGCGTTTCCGGTAAGAAACTGGACGAAACTTACAAGCTGGCGTGGCTGCGCGGTTTGAAAACCACGTATTACCTGCGTTCGATGGGCGCGACAGCAGCGGAAAAATCCACGGTGCGCGCCGGTTCATTGAACGCGGTGCCGTCCGACGGTGGTGTGGTCAAAGCCGCGGTGGAAGTGTCCACGGTGGAAATCAAGTACTGCGCGATCGATGACGAGAGCTGCGAATCCTGCCAATAA
- a CDS encoding ribonucleotide-diphosphate reductase subunit beta, producing MLTFEDEPQQPQTPPVNAMPRTALHDFELPLATPAQDDRDHSTASHPAGMEGAQDVAGSANRRISVEDKSIINCKADVNQLVPFKYKWAWDKYLGACANHWMPQEISMSRDIALWKDPNGLTEDERRLVKRNLGFFVTADSLAANNIVLGTYRHITNPECRQYLLRQAFEEAIHTHAYQYIVESLGLDEGEIFNAYHEVSSIRDKDEFLIPFIDTLTNPNFRTGTLETDQQLLKSLIVFACIMEGLFFYVGFTQILALGRQNKMTGAAEQYQYILRDESMHCNFGIDVINQIKMENPHLWTKAFRDEISALMQKAVALEYRYAEDTMPRGVLGMNAPMFKEYLRYIANRRCQQIGLDALYPNANNPFPWMSEMIDLKKEKNFFETRVTEYQTGGALSWD from the coding sequence ATGCTGACATTTGAAGACGAACCGCAACAACCGCAAACACCGCCGGTCAACGCCATGCCGCGCACCGCCTTGCACGATTTTGAATTGCCGCTGGCCACACCGGCACAGGATGACCGCGATCACAGCACCGCCAGCCATCCAGCAGGGATGGAGGGCGCGCAAGACGTAGCGGGCAGCGCTAACCGCCGCATCTCAGTCGAGGACAAATCCATCATCAATTGCAAAGCGGACGTCAATCAACTGGTGCCGTTCAAGTACAAATGGGCGTGGGATAAATACCTCGGTGCTTGCGCCAATCATTGGATGCCGCAGGAAATCAGCATGAGCCGCGACATCGCGTTGTGGAAAGACCCGAACGGCCTGACCGAGGACGAGCGCCGCCTGGTCAAGCGCAATCTCGGCTTTTTCGTCACCGCCGACTCATTGGCGGCGAACAACATCGTGCTCGGCACCTACCGCCACATCACCAACCCGGAATGCCGCCAGTATCTGCTGCGCCAGGCATTCGAGGAAGCGATTCATACCCATGCGTATCAATATATCGTCGAATCGCTGGGCCTGGACGAAGGCGAGATCTTCAACGCGTATCATGAAGTATCGTCGATCCGCGACAAGGACGAGTTTCTGATTCCGTTCATCGACACGCTGACCAATCCGAATTTTAGAACCGGCACCTTGGAAACCGATCAGCAATTGCTGAAAAGCCTGATCGTGTTCGCCTGCATCATGGAAGGCTTGTTCTTCTACGTCGGCTTCACGCAAATCCTGGCGTTGGGCCGGCAAAACAAAATGACCGGTGCGGCGGAACAATACCAATACATCCTGCGCGACGAATCGATGCACTGCAATTTCGGCATCGATGTCATCAACCAGATCAAAATGGAAAATCCGCACCTGTGGACCAAAGCGTTCCGCGACGAAATCAGCGCGCTGATGCAAAAAGCCGTCGCATTGGAATACCGCTACGCCGAAGACACCATGCCGCGCGGCGTGCTCGGCATGAACGCGCCGATGTTCAAGGAATACCTACGCTACATCGCCAACCGCCGCTGCCAGCAAATCGGCCTGGACGCGCTGTACCCGAACGCCAACAACCCGTTCCCGTGGATGTCGGAAATGATCGATCTCAAAAAGGAAAAGAATTTCTTTGAGACACGCGTGACGGAGTATCAAACGGGTGGGGCGTTGAGTTGGGATTGA
- a CDS encoding type II toxin-antitoxin system RelE/ParE family toxin, whose translation MNDIDWKPKALKQIEKIKATAVRKRIFTEVQSLAYFPDCQGVKKLANHAYSYRLRVGEYRVFFEFDGSVHVIPFLNQT comes from the coding sequence GTGAATGACATTGACTGGAAACCCAAAGCGCTTAAACAGATTGAGAAAATCAAGGCTACCGCCGTGCGCAAAAGAATTTTTACTGAGGTTCAGTCGCTGGCTTATTTTCCTGATTGCCAAGGTGTCAAGAAACTCGCCAATCATGCGTATAGCTACCGGTTGCGGGTTGGTGAATATCGGGTATTTTTCGAGTTTGACGGCAGCGTGCATGTTATTCCATTTCTAAATCAAACATGA
- a CDS encoding helix-turn-helix transcriptional regulator — MSALINYQTILDSNGKPAFVVVPYAEFVKLPGVVRPGMIPNEVVGKRIMNEVSMLAAWREYLMLTQEEMAKRMGITQAGYAQIEAAKRPRKATLEKAAAAMGITLEQLAY, encoded by the coding sequence ATGAGCGCACTTATTAATTACCAAACCATTCTGGATAGCAACGGAAAACCGGCTTTTGTCGTCGTGCCTTATGCCGAGTTTGTCAAACTTCCCGGCGTGGTACGCCCGGGCATGATCCCCAACGAGGTCGTTGGTAAACGCATCATGAATGAAGTCAGTATGCTCGCCGCCTGGCGCGAATACCTGATGCTGACGCAAGAGGAAATGGCTAAACGCATGGGGATTACGCAAGCCGGTTACGCGCAGATCGAAGCTGCCAAACGCCCGCGCAAGGCAACACTCGAGAAAGCCGCGGCGGCTATGGGTATTACCTTGGAACAGCTCGCGTATTGA